A stretch of the Polaribacter pacificus genome encodes the following:
- a CDS encoding peptidylprolyl isomerase — translation MNNGIYAKFNTTKGAILVELAYDKTPGTVGNFVALAEGNLENEVKPQGTPYYNGLKFHRVISDFMIQGGCPQGTGTGNPGYKFDDEFHPDLRHDAPGKLAMANSGPATNGSQFYITHVPTPWLDNKHTVFGTVIEGQDIVDAVEQGDTLDSIEILRVGEEAEAFNAVEAFRTFEGSRAKREAEQLAKQRELLDQVAKGYDETASGLRYQILQKGTGKKANKGDMVSVHYKGQLIDGTVFDSSYKRKEPIDFAVGVGQVIAGWDEGIQLLQVGDKARMVIPSHLAYGEAGAGGVIPPNATLIFDVELMKVG, via the coding sequence AGGTGCTATTCTTGTAGAGTTGGCTTATGACAAAACTCCTGGAACAGTTGGGAACTTTGTAGCTTTGGCTGAAGGAAACTTAGAAAATGAAGTAAAACCTCAAGGAACTCCATACTATAATGGATTAAAATTTCATCGAGTAATTTCAGACTTTATGATCCAAGGAGGTTGTCCTCAAGGAACAGGTACTGGAAACCCTGGTTATAAATTTGATGATGAATTTCATCCAGATTTAAGACACGATGCTCCAGGAAAGTTAGCGATGGCAAATTCTGGACCAGCAACTAACGGAAGTCAATTTTATATTACACACGTCCCTACTCCATGGTTAGATAACAAACACACTGTTTTTGGAACTGTAATAGAAGGACAAGATATTGTAGATGCTGTTGAACAAGGTGACACTTTAGATTCAATAGAAATTCTTAGAGTTGGCGAAGAAGCTGAAGCATTTAATGCGGTTGAAGCTTTTAGAACTTTTGAAGGTTCAAGAGCAAAACGCGAAGCTGAACAACTAGCTAAACAAAGAGAATTATTAGACCAAGTTGCTAAAGGTTATGATGAAACTGCTAGTGGATTGCGTTATCAAATTCTTCAAAAAGGAACTGGTAAAAAAGCAAACAAAGGCGATATGGTTTCTGTACATTACAAAGGACAATTGATTGATGGAACCGTTTTTGATTCATCATACAAACGCAAGGAACCTATTGATTTTGCTGTTGGTGTTGGTCAGGTAATTGCTGGTTGGGATGAAGGAATTCAATTACTTCAGGTTGGAGATAAAGCTCGTATGGTTATACCTTCACACTTAGCTTATGGAGAAGCCGGAGCTGGTGGAGTTATACCTCCAAACGCTACTTTAATTTTTGATGTAGAGCTAATGAAAGTTGGCTAA